TCGAAAAAAGTATTCAAGCAAGCAAAGAAATAGACTATGAAATAAAAACTGATAAAATTTATTTCAGTGGAATGGGAGGAAGCTATATTCCAGGTAAGATTGCCGAAATATTCGATCTTAATGCAGATTATCAAGCTGGAAATGGAGTACCAAGGAAATTAGATAAAAGTACTACACTTATCTCAATGAGTTATTCCGGAAATACTTCAGAAACTATATTTGCAGTAAAAAAAGGTTTAGAAGCAAATTCTAAAATTATTGTAATAACTTCTGGAGGATATCTAGAAAAGCTTGCAAATGAAAACCATGAAATATATTTAGTTAAAATTTCAGGAGAATCACAAACTAGGTATTCCTTTCCATATTTAATTACTCCTCTCTTGAAAATTCTTTCTACAAAGGCTAATGAAAAAATAAATCTTAATGAATTAAAAGAAGGAATTACTGAATTTAAAGAGAAATTCATTAATTTTTCTAAGTATCTGTCAGATAAAATAATCTCTAAAATTCCAGTATTTTATGGATCTACATATTTTCCAATAGCAATAAGGTTTAAGCAAGAAATTAATGAAAACGTAAAATATCCTGCATTTTATGGCTATATTCCAGAAGTAAATCATAATGAAGTTGAAAGTTATGTACGAGGAAAAGAATTACTCCCTATAGTTATAGGCAATGAAGCAATTGATAACGTAACAAGAGATGTACTAAATGCAGAACAAATAGTTCCTCCATCTGAGTCTAAATTGAAAAATATATCATCTCTAGTATTCTTAGCAGGAGTAACATCGATACAATTATCTGAGATCTATAAGGAAAATCCAGAAAAACTATATAATATTCCAAAGTGTAGAGAATTAACATCAAATATATTTAAATAGACCATCTATTTTTTCGTATAAATATGATACAAGTTTTCAATACTTTTGGTAGAAGATTAGAAGAATTATCAGTAGAAAACAATACAATAAAAATGTACGTTTGCGGCCCAACAGTTTATGATTATTTGCACATAGGACATGGAAGAACATTTGTAGCATTTGATGCAATGTCAAGATATTTAAGATTAAAAGGATATAACGTGATAAGAGTCCAGAATATTACAGATATAGATGATAAAATAATAAATAAAGCAAAAGAAACTAATACAAGTTGGGAAGAAGTAGCAAATACGTATTCTAAAGATTATCTTGATAACATGAATGCACTAAAAGTGAAAATTGATCTTCATCCAAGGGTTTCTACACATATAAAGGAAATTTTGGAATTTATTCAAGGATTAATTGATAAAGGACATGCTTATGTAGCGCCTAGTGGTAGTGTATACTTTGATGTTACTTCATTCCCTAAATATGGTGAATTATCCAATACTAAAATGGAAGAATGGAATCAAGGTGAAGAGTTTCTAAAAGAAAAGAAACATCCATTTGATTTTGCTCTTTGGAAAGCTTGGAAACCTGGGGAGCCATACTGGGATTCTCCATGGGGAAAAGGAAGGCCAGGATGGCATATCGAATGCTCTACTATGGCTACAAGATATCTAGGAGAGCAATTTGACATACATGGAGGTGGAATGGACTTAATATTTCCTCATCATGAAAATGAAAGAGCACAATCAGAATCATTAATTGGTAAAAAGTGGGTAAAATATTGGATACATGTAGCATTTTTAACTATAAATGGAGAGAAAATGTCAAAATCCCTAAAAAACATCATACCACTAAAAGAAGCCTTAAAGGAATATGGAGCAGAAGTTCTAAGATATTGGTTCTTATCTTCTCACTATAGATCGTCACTAGACTTTAACGAAAATTCATTACAGCAAAGCAAATCTTCAATTGAAAGATTAAAAGATGCAGTTTCCATAGTAAAGGATATAATAAAAGAAGGACCTAAAAGTTACGCTTCTGATGATGATATTAAGACTCAAAAAGAAATTATAACTAAAATAAGCGAATATAATGAATTTATGTCAAATGATTTTGATACTTCTAATGCATTAGCTAAAATTCATGAATTAGCTAATATAGTATTTACTAAATTACAATATTCAAGAGATTTACTAGGTGCGTCAATAGCGTTAGAAGGATTCAGGCAGTTTAACGAAGTCTTTGGAGTAATGGATAAAGAATTAGGAGAAGCATTAGAGAGTATTGATAAGATAATTGATACTGTAATTGAAATCAGAAATACTTTACGAAATAAAAAGATGTATGATTTATCAGACCAAATAAGATCAGCATTAGCTGATGCCGGCATAAAGATTTTAGACAGTAAAGATAAGTCTACTTGGAGATTTCAGTAATATATAAAGGAAGTTTTTCTTTCTTACTAAAATATTTCTCTAACATATCTAATGTTGTAGGAGATACTGGTAATCTTTTTATCTCATCTAGAGAGAAAAATTTTACATCTAAAGCATCAGACGATGCTTTTAACTCTCCCGATTTTATTTTACAAACAAAATCCAATATTATATAGTGAAATCCTTCCTTTATAATCTGGACTACAGCTAACAATTCCTCTGGTATTACTTCCAAGTTTGTTTCCTCTTTCATCTCCCTTTTTACTGCATCAAAGATTGTCTCTCCATATTCTACTTTTCCACCTGGAATTGCCCAATCACCTTGATTTGGTGGTTTACTTCGTTTTACTAGTAATACTTTGTTTTCTTCATTTACTATAACTCCTCCAACTGCTACTAATGGCCTATTCATACTGGGATTAAAGTTATTATATTGATATATATTCGTGTCTATATGATGTCTAAATATTTGCTTTTGATGATTCTGGTCCTTACTATGCCTTTAGCAGTGTTAGCAATACCTGCACAACCTAATTATTCTTCACCGCAAGCAATTCATCAAATACCATATTTTAAGACATTGAAATATATTGCAACTGTTTATAATCAAACTAAAGTATCAAATACTACAAAAATTATAGTTATAGCAAATTATACTATAAGCTATAACGTTGTAAATCAAAGTAATGGAAATATTTTAGTTAACATTAATACTACGCCAATTCATTCACCTAGGAATTTTACCTTCAACCTAATTAAATCAGGCAATTATACAGTAAATCTTGAAGAAGATATGCTAAGCCTTAATTATCCTTATGTGTTCGATAAATATCTGTATAATGCTTCCATTTATGAATTAGCATTTCCAAAAATATCTATAGAAATGGGTTATGTTAATCAGACTAAAGTAAGTATAAATGGAATAAATTATACTGCTTTTGAATATAGCAATTATTCTACTATTGTTTCCAGTGAAGAACATTTTTACGTTTTAAGTAATGGATTAGGTTATTCTTTTAATACTACATATACTACTAATACTTCTGATACTACATTAACTTATACTGTCAATTTACATTTGATAGAATTATCAGGGGAAGAAAACTCTACTTTAAGTACTATTAGTACACAGTTCATTTCTAACGCTGAGAAGCCATATCAGTATACACTTTATGAATATTCATCATTATCAAATACTTTACAACCAGTAACTTATATTCAAGCGTATTATCCTATAATTTTTTCTAACGGATATCTAGCTGGTGAGGAAATAGAATTAACATTTGATAGCGGAGCGCCAGTTAATCAAAATTTTGGGTTTGGACTTGATATAGGAAATTATACGTCAATTCCTTTAACCTTTACATATTCTAACACTAGTCAAATAATATGGGGAGGAAAGATATTTCATAAAGTAAATACTACTACAATTAACATATATGGTACAAATTATATGGTAAATGAATATCAAAATGTTTCATCTAGCAACATAATAAAATTATACTTCTCTAGTGATAACAATATTCTCGTAGAAAGAGCTGAAGGAACAATTAATGGAAATATAGTAAATATAACTTCTGAATTGATTTATACACAGCACGTTATTACTCCAAACAGCACATATATAAACTACGCACATAGAGTAACTACTGGTACATTACCTTTTAGTGCTGTAGCACCATCTGAATCTCTAATTATCACAATTATAATTACTTTAGTAATAGTAGCAATAATAATTCTTCTATATAAGAGATGATAAATTTTTTTGAACAATTTAAGTAAGTTAATGAATAGATTTTTTATTAGGTAAAAATTATAAGTACCTATGGCCGTAGAAGAAGTTTTAAGTTCTAATTTATATACACAACAAGTTAAAAAATTATATAAAGTTGGTGAGTTATTAGGCCTACAGCAGGACGAACTAGAAGCATTAGCTACTCCGGAAAGAGTTATTCAGGTAAAAATTCAAATTAGAGGAAAAGACGGAAAAATAAAGACTTTCACTGGATGGAGATCGCAACATAACAGCGCTCTTGGTCCATATAAAGGAGGAGTTAGATATCATCCAAATGTAAGTCAAGACGAAGTAATAGCTTTATCAATGATTATGACATGGAAGAATTCACTCCTCCAACTTCCATATGGGGGAGGTAAGGCCGGAATTAAGGTAGATCCAGCTTCATTAAGCAAAGAGGAGCTTGAATTATTATCTAGGAATTTTATCGATGCAATATATAAATATATAGGTAGTGATATTGATATTCCTGCACCGGATGTTAATACAAACTCACAAATTATGTCATGGTTTTTAGATGAATATAATAAAATCTCTGGAAAGATAGACCCTGCAGTTTTTACAGGTAAACCCGTAGAATTAGGAGGTTTAGCAGTTAGAGAATATAGTACAGGATTAGGAGTAGCTCATGTAGCTAAACTAGCTTCTGAAAAGTTTTTAGACGGGATAGAAGGAAAAAGAGTGATAATTCAAGGATTTGGTAATTTAGGCTCTTATGCTGCAAAATTCCTTCAAGAGTTAGGAGCTAAGATAGTAGGCGTTAGCGATAGCAAGGGTGGAGTACTCGATTATAATGGACTTGATTACAATAAATTAATTGAAATTAAGAATTCTCATAAATCAGTGATTGAATACCCTGCAGGAAAGAAAGTAACTAACGATGAGTTATTGATTTCTGATTGTGATATATTAATTCCTGGAGCTCTAGAAAATGTTATACATAAGTTTAATGCACCAAAGATTAAGGCAAAAATAGTAGTTGAAGGAGCAAACGGACCTTTAACCGCTGATGCAGATGAAATATTAAAAGAAAGAGGAATTCCAGTTGTGCCAGATATATTAGCAAATTCTGGAGGAGTTGTAGGAAGTTACGTTGAATGGGCTAATAATAAGATGGGAGAAATCATAGAAGAAGAAGAAGCTAAGAAGCTAATTCTATCTAGAATGGAGAAATCCTTCAATGAGATGTATAATAAATATAATAAACTTGAAAACCAAGACTTAAGAACCTCAGCTATGGTAGTAGCAGTAGAAAGAGTAGTAAATGCAATGAAAGTTAGGGGCTTGATATAAAATTAAGTAAATAAATTATTGCCATAATTATAACTATAACCAAAGCTACTATTATCATCCATTTTTCGATTTTTTTAGACGATCCAAAAATTATAGGTATTGGACCTATAAGTATTATTCCTCCCGCTTCTGTCTTATTTTGATTCTCCCCTTCTTCCTTATTTCTGAAGAATGTATCATAAATTATGCCTAGAAAGACAATAAGAAAACCTAACAGAATTAGCATTATTCCTAGCTGAATTAATCCTTGCATAATTAATTATATACTTGAAGAGATTTTATTTTATTCGCTAATAGCTCTACTTCTTTAGGTATTTCCACTGAATCTACTCTAGTAATTATATCACTAATAGAAGATCTTAATAGATAATAGTCTAATCCACGCTTCTTTAGAACTGCAGTTAACCATTTTATATTTTCGTCTTTATTCAAATCTTTCAATTCTTTGTCGTCAGGATAAATTCCTAATCTTTTTAATGCTTCTAACATTCCAGACTTGGTATAGTAAGATTCTAGTTCTCTGCTTATTGGAATACATGAATCTTTAACATATTGATCTAATTTGTCACATAATCCAAAGAATACTGTTTCAAGCTTTAACATCTCTCTTAATTTTAACCATGTCTGTAATTCTAAATCAGATTTTATAGAGTATATAGATATTCCATTATATTCTGGATTTATATTCATCTTCTTAAGCCAATTATATATTGCTGAGGGTTCAGCATATTCTCCAGTTAATATAATATATTTACTGAATATTAAATCACTAATATTTATTTTCAATATGCTAAGCAGACTCTTAATATCTTCTGATGGAGTTATATTTATAGCTTTAGAAAAAGCTGATTCCTTTTTCAGAATAATAAAATTATCCACATCGCTAGATACAATGAATGGCGAATGAGTTGTCATAAATACTTGAAGCATACCATTTTCAGTCCAACTTTTTAGTAGTTTAATTAATTTATATTGTAAAGTAGGATGCATATTTACTTCCGGTTCTTCCAATAGTAAAATTTTATTTCCACTTAGCCAAATGACAAATAACATTAGAATTACTCTTTGAAATCCACTAGCTGCTAGGTCTATGTATATTGGTAAATTGTAAACGTTTAAGACTAATTTTCCTCCATCCCAGATTTCTATTCCTTTTATTTCAGGAATTGTAGCACTTACTAAATTTACGAAGTCATACCAATATTTTCTCAAGTTAATTGGAGATCTACTTATGTCTATAATTCTTTTCATTATATTATCAAAGTAACCTTGATCAAAGATAGGAACATATTCTATCTGTTGAGAAGCGTTCTCAAACAATTTTCTCGTTTCATCAATTTCATCTTTTGTAGGTACAGAATCATTAACTCTTAAAATATCTAAATCCCATTTTACTTCTCCTCTTTCATATTTTAGCTTATTAATAATTTCAGTTTCAATTCTTTTTGACCTTCCTATTGCTTTTTCAACTTCGTCTTCAGAAAATTCTATTTTACCACCCAAAGTTATTTCTTTTGAAGTATCATATCCTTGCCAAAGTAATAAATATTCTTGGTTTCTATCTTCTATTGTTCTTTTTTCTATTCCAGCTGATAGATTCTTAATGAATAAGTATATGGAAGATAGCAAATTAGTCTTTCCATATCCATTAAATCCGACTATTACATTTAGCCCTCCAACATTCTTTATTCTAATATCTGACAAGCTCCTGAAATTGCTAGTGTAGAATTCGAGTAATCTCAATACTCTTCACTGACCAAATGATTAGGAATTACTAAATATAACTATTAGGCAAATCAAGTATGCTATTTCTTTAAATAGAGAAAAAAGGTAGTATTATCAGCCAAAGGGGTTTTAAAATATTCCCTTAATATTACCACCATCTACTGGTATTAATGTCCCTGTAACATATGTAGATAGAGAAGATGCTAGGAATATAATCACATTAGCTACTTCCTCTGGGTTTGCTAAGCGCCCTAAAGGAATGTCTTTAACTAAATCTTTTAGAACCGAATCCTCAGTTCTATTTTCCCTTTTACTTCTATCTTTTATAAGTTGGTCCAGCCTCTTTGTAAGAGTCCAGCCTGGCATAACACCATTTACCAAAATTCCTTTCGATGCTAATTCTCGTGAAGCAGATTTAATAAGCCCTGCTAAAGATAATCTAATTACATTTGATAAATCTAGATTATCTATAGGCTCTCTTAGAGTTGTTGAAGTTGAAAGTATTATTCTACCTCCTTTTTTCATTATTTTAGCACTTTCTCTCACTGCAACAACTGCACTCATTAATAGTAAATTAAAACCATTAATCCAGTCCTCATTGGTTAATTCCAATAAATTACCTGGTTTTGGACTTCCAGTTACATAAACTAATATGTCTAATCCTCCTAACATGGATGAACCTTCCGAAATTAAAGAAGATACTTCTTCTGGTTTTGTTAAGTCAATTTTCATGTAATAGACGCTTTTACTTATTCCTTTTAGGGTATTGTAAGCATTTAATAACTTATTCTCATCGTGAGAAGAGATTAATACTTCTGCTCCTTCTTCTAAAAATCTTTTAGCTGTGGCATATCCTATGCCACTACTTGAGGCTGTTACTATTACTTTCTTCCCTTTTATCCCTAGATCCATTATAATTACCTTCAAAAAAGGAATCAATAGTAAAGGCTTTTGAATTTAATCTTTCATTAACTTTCTTGAAATCTTTTATTAGCTCTTCCCTTAATTTCGGATTATATAATGCTGCAGCAGGATGGTAAGTAGGAAAAATTAAAATTAAATTGTTGCGAATCTTCCATTCAAAAAATTTTCCTCTAACCGATGAGATAGATTTTACTCTAATACCAATTTTTCCTAGCATATAAGTAGTTGAATATTTACCTAATGTAATAATAATTTTAGGTAATATCTCATTTATTTGCCTATCAAGATATGGCGAACAAGCTATTATTTCATCCTCTTCAGGCTCTCTATTATTTGGTGGTCTACATTTTACCAAATTAGTTATAAAAACTGATTTTCTATCTAATCCAATGGAATTAAGAAGTTCGGTTAGAAATTTTCCCGCAGCTCCAACAAAAGGTTTACCTTCCTTATCTTCATTAGCTCCAGGTGCCTCTCCGATTAACATTATTTGGGCTTTTGGATTTCCTTCACCAGGTACTGCATTAGTCCTTGTTAAGTATAATTTACATTTCTTACAGTTTACTATTTCTTTGGCTATTTCACATATCATAATTATTTAGCTTCCATAAGTTTCTTATATGTTATGTTATTAGAGAACAAGCTTAATATAGTCATTATTATCGCAATTCCTGAAGCTATAGCATAAATCATTGAAAATGCATAATCTGAAGGTATAGTAGCCTGCACTACATAGTGACTATTATATGTTATTTGAATAGTTGTAGTATAAGTATCCATAATGGAGCCAGCTA
This genomic window from Acidianus manzaensis contains:
- a CDS encoding bifunctional phosphoglucose/phosphomannose isomerase, translated to MLEKYLSWDKAFEKSIQASKEIDYEIKTDKIYFSGMGGSYIPGKIAEIFDLNADYQAGNGVPRKLDKSTTLISMSYSGNTSETIFAVKKGLEANSKIIVITSGGYLEKLANENHEIYLVKISGESQTRYSFPYLITPLLKILSTKANEKINLNELKEGITEFKEKFINFSKYLSDKIISKIPVFYGSTYFPIAIRFKQEINENVKYPAFYGYIPEVNHNEVESYVRGKELLPIVIGNEAIDNVTRDVLNAEQIVPPSESKLKNISSLVFLAGVTSIQLSEIYKENPEKLYNIPKCRELTSNIFK
- the cysS gene encoding cysteine--tRNA ligase, giving the protein MNMIQVFNTFGRRLEELSVENNTIKMYVCGPTVYDYLHIGHGRTFVAFDAMSRYLRLKGYNVIRVQNITDIDDKIINKAKETNTSWEEVANTYSKDYLDNMNALKVKIDLHPRVSTHIKEILEFIQGLIDKGHAYVAPSGSVYFDVTSFPKYGELSNTKMEEWNQGEEFLKEKKHPFDFALWKAWKPGEPYWDSPWGKGRPGWHIECSTMATRYLGEQFDIHGGGMDLIFPHHENERAQSESLIGKKWVKYWIHVAFLTINGEKMSKSLKNIIPLKEALKEYGAEVLRYWFLSSHYRSSLDFNENSLQQSKSSIERLKDAVSIVKDIIKEGPKSYASDDDIKTQKEIITKISEYNEFMSNDFDTSNALAKIHELANIVFTKLQYSRDLLGASIALEGFRQFNEVFGVMDKELGEALESIDKIIDTVIEIRNTLRNKKMYDLSDQIRSALADAGIKILDSKDKSTWRFQ
- a CDS encoding NUDIX hydrolase; this encodes MNRPLVAVGGVIVNEENKVLLVKRSKPPNQGDWAIPGGKVEYGETIFDAVKREMKEETNLEVIPEELLAVVQIIKEGFHYIILDFVCKIKSGELKASSDALDVKFFSLDEIKRLPVSPTTLDMLEKYFSKKEKLPLYITEISK
- a CDS encoding Glu/Leu/Phe/Val family dehydrogenase, producing MAVEEVLSSNLYTQQVKKLYKVGELLGLQQDELEALATPERVIQVKIQIRGKDGKIKTFTGWRSQHNSALGPYKGGVRYHPNVSQDEVIALSMIMTWKNSLLQLPYGGGKAGIKVDPASLSKEELELLSRNFIDAIYKYIGSDIDIPAPDVNTNSQIMSWFLDEYNKISGKIDPAVFTGKPVELGGLAVREYSTGLGVAHVAKLASEKFLDGIEGKRVIIQGFGNLGSYAAKFLQELGAKIVGVSDSKGGVLDYNGLDYNKLIEIKNSHKSVIEYPAGKKVTNDELLISDCDILIPGALENVIHKFNAPKIKAKIVVEGANGPLTADADEILKERGIPVVPDILANSGGVVGSYVEWANNKMGEIIEEEEAKKLILSRMEKSFNEMYNKYNKLENQDLRTSAMVVAVERVVNAMKVRGLI
- a CDS encoding TIGR00304 family membrane protein translates to MQGLIQLGIMLILLGFLIVFLGIIYDTFFRNKEEGENQNKTEAGGIILIGPIPIIFGSSKKIEKWMIIVALVIVIIMAIIYLLNFISSP
- a CDS encoding ATP-dependent nuclease, which encodes MRLLEFYTSNFRSLSDIRIKNVGGLNVIVGFNGYGKTNLLSSIYLFIKNLSAGIEKRTIEDRNQEYLLLWQGYDTSKEITLGGKIEFSEDEVEKAIGRSKRIETEIINKLKYERGEVKWDLDILRVNDSVPTKDEIDETRKLFENASQQIEYVPIFDQGYFDNIMKRIIDISRSPINLRKYWYDFVNLVSATIPEIKGIEIWDGGKLVLNVYNLPIYIDLAASGFQRVILMLFVIWLSGNKILLLEEPEVNMHPTLQYKLIKLLKSWTENGMLQVFMTTHSPFIVSSDVDNFIILKKESAFSKAINITPSEDIKSLLSILKINISDLIFSKYIILTGEYAEPSAIYNWLKKMNINPEYNGISIYSIKSDLELQTWLKLREMLKLETVFFGLCDKLDQYVKDSCIPISRELESYYTKSGMLEALKRLGIYPDDKELKDLNKDENIKWLTAVLKKRGLDYYLLRSSISDIITRVDSVEIPKEVELLANKIKSLQVYN
- a CDS encoding SDR family oxidoreductase; protein product: MDLGIKGKKVIVTASSSGIGYATAKRFLEEGAEVLISSHDENKLLNAYNTLKGISKSVYYMKIDLTKPEEVSSLISEGSSMLGGLDILVYVTGSPKPGNLLELTNEDWINGFNLLLMSAVVAVRESAKIMKKGGRIILSTSTTLREPIDNLDLSNVIRLSLAGLIKSASRELASKGILVNGVMPGWTLTKRLDQLIKDRSKRENRTEDSVLKDLVKDIPLGRLANPEEVANVIIFLASSLSTYVTGTLIPVDGGNIKGIF
- the udg gene encoding type-4 uracil-DNA glycosylase: MICEIAKEIVNCKKCKLYLTRTNAVPGEGNPKAQIMLIGEAPGANEDKEGKPFVGAAGKFLTELLNSIGLDRKSVFITNLVKCRPPNNREPEEDEIIACSPYLDRQINEILPKIIITLGKYSTTYMLGKIGIRVKSISSVRGKFFEWKIRNNLILIFPTYHPAAALYNPKLREELIKDFKKVNERLNSKAFTIDSFFEGNYNGSRDKREESNSNSLK